One Eurosta solidaginis isolate ZX-2024a chromosome 5, ASM4086904v1, whole genome shotgun sequence DNA segment encodes these proteins:
- the LOC137252601 gene encoding glutaryl-CoA dehydrogenase, mitochondrial, translated as MIAKELLSKLRLTTQLHATKTIKAKTFSTTPECKFDWQDALNLESQLTEEEISIRDAFRSYCKTSLLPRITAANRNEVFHKEILEEIGSFGALGCTINGYGCAGVSNVAYGLLAREIERVDSAYRSALSVQSSLAMGAIFDFGSAVQKETYLPRMAQGKLIGAFGLTEPNHGSDPAGMETHAKYDSSSKSYILNGSKTWITSSPIADVLIVWAKCEDGKVRGFIVDRAQAKKGLSTPKIKGKFSLRASETGMILMDDLHIPEENLLPNVVGFKGPFGCLNNARYGIAWGALGAAESCLEVARQYTLDRKQFKRPLAANQLIQKKFADALTEISLGLQACLHIGRLKDKKQHTPEMISIIKRNNAGKALEIARTMRDILGGNGISDEYHIIRHCMNLEAVNTYEGTHDIHALIIGRAITGIPAFAN; from the exons ATGATTGCAAAAGAACTTTTATCGAAACTACGCTTAACAACACAACTCCACGCCACCAAAACTATTAAAGCCAAAACATTTAGCACAACACCAGAATGCAAATTCGATTGGCAAGATGCGCTGAATTTGGAATCACAGCTGACTGAAGAGGAGATATCAATACGCGATGCATTTCGAAGTTACTGTAAAACGAGCCTCTTACCACGCATAACAGCTGCCAATCGTAATGAGGTATTTCACAAGGAAATTCTGGAAGAAATCGGTAGTTTCGGTGCATTGGGTTGTACGATAAATGGCTATGGTTGCGCCGGTGTATCAAATGTCGCTTACGGTTTACTTGCGAGAGAGATAGAACGCGTAGATTCAGCTTATCGATCTGCTTTGAGTGTACAAAGTTCGTTGGCAATGGGTGCTATATTCGATTTTGGATCTGCTGTGCAGAAGGAAACATATTTGCCACGCATGGCACAAGGCAAATTAATTG GAGCATTTGGTTTAACCGAACCAAACCATGGAAGTGATCCCGCAGGAATGGAAACACATGCCAAATATGATAGCTCTAGCAAATCATATATTCTGAATGGTTCAAAGACATGGATAACTAGCTCCCCTATTGCCGATGTACTCATTGTTTGGGCAAAATGTGAGGATGGAAAAGTTCGAGGTTTTATAGTGGACCGTGCACAAGCCAAAAAAGGATTATCCACcccaaaaattaaaggaaaattttCACTCCGTGCGTCCGAAACTGGCATGATACTAATGGATGATTTGCATATACCCGAAGAAAATCTTTTACCAAATGTGGTTGGCTTTAAGGGGCCTTTCGGTTGTTTGAACAATGCACGTTATGGTATCGCATGGGGTGCTTTGGGTGCCGCGGAGTCATGCCTAGAAGTGGCGCGTCAATATACACTTGATCGAAAACAATTCAAACGCCCTCTAGCCGCAAATCAATTGATACAAAAGAAATTCGCTGATGCATTAACAGAAATTTCATTAGGTTTACAAGCGTGCCTACACATTGGTCGTCTTAAGGATAAGAAGCAGCACACACCTGAGATGATTTCAATTATCAaacgaaataatgccggaaaagcTTTAGAAATTGCTCGTACTATGCGTGATATTCTTGGTGGAAATGGTATATCTGATGAATATCATATAATACGCCATTGTATGAATTTAGAAGCGGTTAATACATATGAGGGTACTCATGATATTCATGCGCTTATTATTGGACGTGCCATAACAGGAATACCAGCTTTTGCAAATTAA